A single region of the Chryseobacterium sp. 6424 genome encodes:
- a CDS encoding DUF5686 family protein codes for MNKLLFLLVSAISISLPAQSRLKVIQAGDAKPIEGASVWCSSKQLGKTNAQGILNFRTKCKKVEVKASGFYDDEAVVDQVMEVVLTKTDPKIQSIQGVVINDESDPRALEILQKVNDRFEENAPQSLDSYSFKSYEKISLDIDEDSIRAYNVFLEKRLDSLRQLPAAAQTASKKKDSVESENIMKLMAESKLFLWERASEFLYSKKYGEKINILDNRVAGLQQPLYEMMTLRSNRNRIPREIRKENRPLYRFFLTDSIAIEGRKNYVIRFRQVGNKQAVNRRKYNGYLYVDAESYALKKIESNSHKKSEGSITSIWVPVNNKWFLNKENLKIKMGSTNFGTSNKKKDSLATNRKFGNYVFMTADYFDFKTPIAEDKKEFSGYTMSVKNSDGKSLELFRTDALTAREQLTYQKIDSVGKKYKLDQRINGFTGLLRGKFRVGIVDFDIAQLFRYNLYEGARIGVGAKLNERFNPYFSPDAYIAYGFKDRGWKYGAGIDLRTTLEKNSVFRAEYYNDVIAAGRFNEDLWTFRMKYMNSGIDINNDRFYAYKGFKLSYENDLTNALTLRISAKKDTEEALFDYNYQGQSGEFDNFAVRATLKYSPKSKNIMTPSGKFTYEQNYPEFYLNYEQGLQTLGGELNYSRFDALAQHVFTTKAGVTGLRVYGGLLSGEAPIWHHFAMNGHGSGNTKLNLNLTSFLGFATMESGKYYNDRFAGYYLTHRLPLYFRTFGKSVSSFDVVYRGIIGNMNEPETHCFTFEKLDRLYQEVGLETNHFLGTPFNLGFFYRVGYYATPVFKENFAIQLKLNILGF; via the coding sequence ATGAATAAACTTTTATTTCTGCTGGTTTCTGCCATTTCTATTTCGCTTCCGGCCCAATCGCGCCTGAAGGTCATACAAGCCGGTGATGCAAAGCCCATCGAAGGTGCCAGTGTTTGGTGTAGCAGTAAACAACTGGGGAAAACCAACGCGCAGGGCATCCTGAACTTCCGGACAAAATGTAAGAAAGTGGAAGTAAAAGCCTCCGGCTTCTATGATGATGAAGCGGTGGTAGATCAGGTGATGGAAGTAGTGCTTACCAAAACAGACCCCAAAATACAGTCGATACAGGGCGTGGTTATCAACGATGAAAGCGATCCGCGGGCACTGGAGATCCTACAGAAAGTAAATGACCGTTTCGAGGAAAATGCCCCGCAAAGCCTCGATTCGTATTCCTTTAAATCATACGAGAAAATATCGCTCGATATTGATGAAGACAGTATTAGAGCCTATAACGTTTTCCTAGAAAAGAGATTAGACTCGTTGCGCCAGTTACCCGCTGCCGCACAAACAGCTTCAAAGAAAAAAGACTCCGTCGAAAGCGAGAATATAATGAAACTGATGGCCGAAAGTAAATTATTTTTATGGGAACGCGCCTCAGAATTTCTTTATTCTAAAAAATATGGTGAAAAAATAAACATCCTCGATAACCGTGTGGCCGGCCTACAGCAACCGTTATATGAGATGATGACGTTACGCAGCAACCGAAACCGTATCCCAAGGGAAATCCGCAAAGAAAACCGTCCGCTGTATCGTTTTTTCCTGACAGACAGTATAGCTATTGAAGGCCGTAAAAACTATGTCATCCGTTTTCGGCAAGTAGGTAATAAACAAGCTGTAAACCGGCGTAAATACAACGGATATCTGTATGTAGACGCTGAATCCTACGCACTTAAAAAAATAGAAAGTAACAGTCATAAAAAGAGTGAGGGCAGCATTACCAGCATTTGGGTTCCTGTAAATAACAAATGGTTCCTGAACAAAGAAAACCTGAAAATTAAAATGGGCAGCACCAACTTCGGTACTTCCAATAAGAAAAAAGACTCTTTGGCCACCAATCGAAAATTCGGGAACTACGTGTTTATGACCGCCGATTATTTCGACTTCAAAACCCCGATCGCTGAAGATAAGAAAGAATTCAGCGGTTATACGATGTCGGTTAAAAACAGCGATGGCAAATCTCTCGAACTTTTCCGCACCGATGCTCTTACGGCAAGAGAACAACTCACCTATCAAAAAATCGACAGTGTAGGAAAAAAATACAAGCTAGACCAAAGAATAAACGGATTTACCGGGTTGCTAAGAGGCAAATTCAGAGTCGGAATTGTAGATTTCGACATCGCACAACTCTTTAGATACAATCTTTACGAAGGCGCCAGAATTGGAGTCGGCGCAAAGCTGAACGAACGTTTCAATCCTTATTTCTCACCAGATGCCTATATCGCTTATGGCTTTAAAGACCGTGGCTGGAAGTATGGAGCAGGTATTGACCTTAGGACCACACTCGAGAAAAACTCGGTTTTCAGGGCCGAATATTATAACGATGTAATCGCTGCGGGCCGCTTTAATGAAGATCTCTGGACTTTCAGAATGAAATATATGAACTCGGGGATTGATATTAACAACGACCGGTTTTATGCCTATAAAGGCTTCAAACTGTCTTATGAAAATGACCTCACAAATGCGCTGACCTTAAGAATCTCTGCCAAGAAAGACACCGAAGAAGCACTTTTCGATTATAACTATCAGGGACAGAGCGGTGAATTTGATAATTTCGCGGTAAGAGCCACGTTGAAATACTCGCCAAAGTCAAAAAACATCATGACGCCTTCAGGAAAATTTACTTACGAACAGAATTATCCTGAATTTTACCTCAATTATGAACAAGGCTTGCAGACCCTTGGCGGCGAGCTGAACTACAGCCGTTTTGATGCGCTCGCACAGCATGTCTTCACTACCAAAGCAGGTGTAACAGGACTTAGGGTATATGGCGGATTACTTTCTGGTGAGGCGCCAATCTGGCATCATTTTGCGATGAATGGCCACGGCAGCGGCAACACAAAACTTAATCTGAACCTCACTTCTTTCCTCGGGTTTGCCACCATGGAAAGTGGTAAATACTATAACGACCGTTTTGCAGGTTATTACCTCACCCACCGCTTGCCTCTTTATTTCCGTACGTTCGGCAAAAGTGTTTCAAGTTTTGATGTCGTATATCGCGGCATCATCGGGAACATGAACGAACCTGAAACACATTGTTTTACATTTGAAAAACTCGACCGTCTGTATCAGGAAGTTGGTTTAGAGACCAATCATTTTCTTGGCACGCCCTTCAATCTGGGCTTCTTCTATCGTGTGGGTTATTATGCCACGCCTGTCTTTAAAGAAAACTTCGCCATCCAGTTAAAGTTAAACATCTTAGGATTCTAA
- the recG gene encoding ATP-dependent DNA helicase RecG — MTVETSIEYIKGIGPERAKLIRNVLGISTVEDLLTFYPLRYIDKSKVYAIKDLTAEPENEIQLKGKVTELQEIAYGNAQKRLTAKFRDQSGSMELVWFRYSKWMKEQIPLNREIFIFGKANLFNGSFSMAHPEIETDEKKAISGSLLPIYPGSEKLAKRGITNKLFQSVIAEILRSLPAIIDENLPATLLKKLKLIGRLQAYYHIHFPADVQHAEHANRRLKFEEAFFFQLGYGLKKQHQKTSVPGNPFPIIGENFKHFYNDILPFDLTNAQKRVLKEIRTDMKKPVQMNRLLQGDVGSGKTMVALLTMLIAMDNGYQSCMMAPTEILAQQHYNSVQELVAGTGVNVKLLTGSTKASDRKIIHEELLSGELHMLVGTHAVLENVVQFRKLGLAVIDEQHRFGVAQRAKLWAKNKIPPHILVMTATPIPRTLAMSFYSDLEVSVIDEMPVGRKPIITAHRREKDRLSVFRFAKEEIEKGRQVYFVYPLIEESETLDYKNLMENFGHISDFFEGKNVTMLHGRMKPAEKDAAMQYFASGKAEIMVATTVIEVGVNVPNASVMIIESAERFGLSQLHQLRGRVGRGAEQSYCILMTSDKLSSESRTRIKTMVQTNDGFKISEVDMQLRGPGDILGTQQSGVIDFKKLDLVADGKVIKVSKLAVDELLARDPHLQQPENAGLRKYYVQFYKGKNKWARIS; from the coding sequence TTGACAGTAGAAACTTCCATCGAATACATAAAAGGAATTGGTCCTGAGCGGGCCAAGCTCATCCGCAATGTACTGGGAATTTCTACGGTGGAAGATTTACTCACCTTCTACCCGCTGCGGTATATTGATAAAAGTAAAGTTTACGCCATTAAAGACCTCACGGCAGAGCCTGAAAACGAAATCCAACTGAAAGGAAAAGTCACCGAACTGCAGGAAATCGCATACGGTAACGCACAGAAACGTTTGACCGCCAAGTTCCGCGACCAATCCGGCAGTATGGAGCTTGTTTGGTTTCGTTATTCAAAGTGGATGAAAGAACAAATTCCGCTCAACCGCGAGATCTTTATCTTCGGAAAAGCCAATCTCTTCAATGGCTCTTTCTCCATGGCACATCCTGAGATAGAAACCGATGAAAAAAAAGCCATATCTGGCTCCCTGTTGCCCATCTACCCTGGTAGTGAAAAATTGGCCAAAAGAGGCATAACCAATAAGTTATTTCAATCTGTCATCGCTGAAATCCTGCGCAGTTTACCTGCAATAATCGACGAGAACCTGCCGGCTACGTTACTTAAGAAACTAAAGCTCATCGGCCGTTTGCAAGCATATTATCACATCCACTTCCCTGCAGATGTGCAGCACGCCGAACACGCTAACCGACGCCTGAAATTTGAAGAAGCATTTTTTTTTCAGTTAGGGTACGGACTTAAAAAACAACACCAAAAAACGTCGGTCCCGGGAAACCCATTCCCCATCATTGGCGAAAATTTTAAGCATTTCTACAATGATATCCTGCCTTTTGATCTTACGAACGCACAAAAACGCGTGTTAAAGGAAATCCGTACCGATATGAAAAAACCGGTACAGATGAACAGACTGCTACAGGGCGATGTAGGTTCTGGTAAGACCATGGTCGCGCTGCTCACGATGCTGATCGCTATGGATAACGGTTACCAAAGCTGTATGATGGCACCTACCGAAATTCTTGCGCAGCAGCATTATAATTCGGTACAGGAACTGGTAGCGGGTACCGGTGTAAATGTAAAGCTGCTTACTGGCTCTACGAAAGCATCAGACCGAAAAATCATTCATGAAGAACTTTTATCAGGCGAACTTCATATGCTAGTGGGCACCCATGCGGTGCTCGAAAATGTAGTGCAGTTTCGTAAATTAGGCCTGGCAGTCATTGATGAGCAACACCGTTTTGGCGTAGCGCAGCGCGCAAAACTATGGGCCAAAAATAAAATACCACCCCATATCCTGGTTATGACCGCCACACCAATCCCCCGCACGTTAGCTATGAGCTTTTACAGCGACCTGGAGGTGTCGGTGATTGATGAAATGCCGGTAGGCCGAAAACCGATCATCACCGCCCATCGCCGGGAAAAGGACCGTTTATCGGTCTTTAGGTTTGCAAAGGAAGAAATTGAAAAAGGCAGGCAGGTCTATTTCGTCTATCCGTTAATTGAAGAGTCCGAAACTTTGGATTATAAAAATTTAATGGAAAACTTCGGTCACATCAGCGATTTTTTTGAAGGTAAAAATGTGACCATGTTGCACGGGCGCATGAAACCCGCAGAAAAAGATGCCGCCATGCAGTATTTTGCTTCTGGTAAAGCAGAAATCATGGTGGCTACTACAGTGATTGAGGTTGGGGTGAACGTACCGAACGCTTCTGTAATGATTATTGAGAGCGCTGAAAGATTTGGCCTTTCACAACTCCACCAACTGCGTGGGCGGGTAGGCCGCGGTGCGGAACAAAGCTATTGTATCTTAATGACCTCGGATAAACTGAGTTCAGAAAGCCGTACCCGTATTAAAACCATGGTACAAACCAACGACGGCTTTAAAATATCTGAGGTGGACATGCAACTGCGTGGGCCCGGAGATATCCTCGGGACGCAGCAGAGCGGCGTAATCGACTTCAAAAAACTGGATCTGGTAGCAGACGGTAAAGTGATAAAAGTATCGAAACTGGCCGTAGATGAGCTGTTGGCAAGAGATCCTCACCTTCAGCAACCGGAAAATGCAGGTCTTAGGAAGTATTATGTTCAGTTCTATAAAGGCAAAAACAAATGGGCGCGTATCTCATGA
- a CDS encoding thioredoxin family protein: protein MKKTVSLFILLLFISASAQVKWMTLQEAITAQEKNPKKILIDFYADWCGPCKIMEKNTYNHPVISQYLNEYYYPVKFNAEGKDSFTLFGRTFSNPAHINGKLRNPMHEFTKFMNVNAVPTIVFLDEQTMPITILQGALTAKELEPYIPFIAQDQYRKITTREQWENYQRKFKSSIKD from the coding sequence ATGAAAAAAACAGTCTCTTTATTCATACTCTTATTATTTATTTCTGCCAGTGCCCAAGTGAAATGGATGACACTACAGGAAGCTATAACTGCCCAGGAGAAAAATCCTAAAAAAATCCTAATCGATTTTTATGCTGACTGGTGTGGCCCATGCAAAATAATGGAGAAAAACACCTATAATCATCCGGTGATCAGCCAATATCTGAATGAATATTATTACCCAGTAAAATTCAATGCAGAAGGTAAAGACAGTTTTACGCTTTTCGGACGCACATTTTCCAATCCTGCACACATAAACGGCAAACTCAGAAATCCTATGCACGAATTCACCAAATTCATGAACGTAAACGCCGTACCTACCATCGTATTTCTAGATGAACAAACCATGCCCATAACAATACTTCAGGGTGCACTTACCGCCAAAGAACTCGAGCCTTACATACCCTTCATCGCACAGGATCAGTACAGGAAAATTACCACCCGCGAGCAGTGGGAAAATTACCAGCGGAAATTCAAATCAAGTATCAAAGACTGA
- a CDS encoding peptide MFS transporter: MDFTLEQIQNFKGKYPKQIWSLFFSEMWERFCFYGMRGMLVFFMISELRFDDEKANLQYGATQAFVYAFTFVGGLFADKILGFRKSLFWGGLLMIAGSLILAMNPHDFFFLGISFTVVGTGFFKPNISTMVGKLYRGDDSRRDAGFSLFYAGINLGALLGGYICIAIGKGEMLSQLIPEDKRWNVAFGLAAIVMVISLINFIFTQRSLGPIGLMPQKVLPNGTIVPMEKWKVMSVYVLSLLFIPMIMQMVSVPQYTDYFMWTVGPLTLIYLFYEMSKVNSSERNKLWAALVFIIFSILFWGIYEQSGGSLSIFAANNLNKDLLGLDPNGVNNSGGAFFIIFLAPLVGLLWIWLSKRKLEPNTLIKFGLGFIFLGLGYYVLFATRFFADLQGVTSLNIFTIALLVITFGELCLSPIGLSIMTKLSTEKLQGMMMGMWFLASAYGQYVAGIIGANMATAKSGSSNMDALLAYTEGYKQLGLYAVVAGVILILISPMVKKLMQEVR; this comes from the coding sequence ATGGATTTCACGCTCGAACAAATTCAGAACTTTAAAGGAAAATATCCCAAACAGATCTGGTCACTATTCTTTTCCGAAATGTGGGAACGATTCTGCTTCTACGGAATGCGCGGGATGCTGGTATTCTTTATGATTTCTGAATTGAGATTCGATGACGAAAAAGCCAATTTGCAATATGGCGCCACACAGGCTTTCGTGTATGCTTTTACCTTTGTGGGCGGACTTTTCGCTGATAAAATCCTTGGTTTCCGGAAATCACTCTTTTGGGGCGGTTTGCTAATGATTGCAGGAAGTTTGATCCTGGCCATGAATCCGCATGATTTCTTTTTCCTGGGAATTTCTTTTACAGTAGTTGGTACCGGTTTCTTTAAACCAAACATTTCCACAATGGTCGGTAAACTTTACCGTGGAGACGATTCTCGCCGTGATGCGGGTTTTTCACTGTTTTACGCGGGCATCAATCTTGGGGCGCTGCTTGGTGGTTATATCTGTATCGCCATCGGTAAAGGGGAAATGCTTTCTCAACTGATACCTGAAGATAAAAGATGGAACGTAGCTTTTGGCCTTGCGGCTATCGTAATGGTAATCAGCCTCATCAATTTTATATTTACACAGCGAAGTCTCGGCCCGATTGGTCTGATGCCCCAAAAAGTTTTGCCAAATGGCACCATCGTGCCGATGGAAAAATGGAAAGTGATGAGTGTTTATGTACTTTCTTTACTGTTCATCCCTATGATTATGCAAATGGTCTCGGTACCGCAATACACCGATTATTTCATGTGGACTGTCGGACCTTTGACTTTAATTTATCTTTTCTACGAAATGTCGAAAGTAAATTCTTCTGAAAGAAACAAACTTTGGGCAGCACTTGTATTCATCATATTCTCTATCCTTTTCTGGGGAATTTATGAACAGTCGGGTGGTTCATTAAGCATATTTGCCGCAAATAACCTCAATAAAGATCTTCTGGGCCTTGATCCAAATGGCGTGAACAACTCTGGCGGCGCATTTTTCATCATCTTCCTGGCTCCACTTGTCGGTTTATTATGGATTTGGCTTAGTAAAAGAAAACTGGAACCTAACACGCTGATCAAGTTCGGACTTGGCTTTATTTTCCTTGGATTAGGTTATTATGTGCTTTTCGCCACGCGGTTCTTTGCCGATTTGCAGGGTGTGACGTCATTAAATATATTCACGATCGCCTTATTGGTCATCACGTTTGGTGAGCTTTGCCTTTCCCCGATCGGTCTGTCCATCATGACGAAACTTTCTACCGAAAAACTGCAAGGAATGATGATGGGGATGTGGTTCTTGGCTTCTGCATATGGGCAGTATGTGGCAGGCATCATTGGGGCGAATATGGCAACTGCCAAAAGTGGCTCTTCAAATATGGATGCTTTGTTAGCGTACACCGAAGGTTATAAACAACTTGGTTTATATGCCGTAGTCGCGGGAGTTATTTTAATCTTAATCTCCCCTATGGTTAAAAAACTTATGCAGGAAGTGCGCTGA
- a CDS encoding peptide MFS transporter, translating into MDTAVQKGHPKGLYLLFMTEMWERFSYYGMRAIFVLYMTKMLLMGDAEASQIYGSYTGLVYLTPLLGGYLSDRFLGNRRSIEIGGILMALGQFIMFFSASTTGASAITLMWIGLTMLIIGNGFFKPNISTMVGQLYPQGDRRVDSAFTIFYMGINLGAFFAPLICGTLAEKVDFKWGFLAAGIGMLVGLVTFIVQKNKLLVDADSKPVGMPTAKFGIAQFGMVVGAIGLIFFFMNFKTMFQSDLDIIGYLIYGAMVVMPLIVLTDKSLTKEERDRIMVIFILAFFVIFFWGAFEQAGASLTIFADRQTDRNLFGWEMPASYFQSVNPLAIILLAPLFSSLWLKLGNRGLEPSSPKKMALGLALVSLGYVVIAIAVYGLGMMDKVSMFWLIALYVIHTMGELCLSPIGLSMVSKLSPLRFSSLLMGTWFLANAAANKFAGTLSALIPGSGEAGQAAATTSFLGFEIANLFDFFLVFIVMCGAAAVILFVMSRWLEKKMHGVN; encoded by the coding sequence ATGGACACAGCAGTGCAAAAAGGGCACCCGAAAGGACTCTATCTTTTGTTTATGACCGAAATGTGGGAGCGTTTTTCCTACTACGGTATGCGAGCGATCTTCGTGCTTTACATGACAAAAATGCTTTTGATGGGCGATGCCGAAGCCTCGCAGATTTACGGAAGTTATACCGGTCTTGTTTATCTTACCCCTTTACTGGGTGGTTACCTGTCCGACCGTTTTCTAGGTAACCGCAGAAGTATTGAAATTGGTGGGATCTTAATGGCGTTGGGGCAGTTCATTATGTTTTTCAGTGCGTCTACCACCGGAGCTTCGGCCATTACGCTGATGTGGATCGGGCTTACCATGCTTATCATCGGTAACGGGTTCTTTAAACCGAATATTTCTACAATGGTAGGCCAATTATACCCACAGGGCGACCGCCGTGTAGACTCGGCCTTTACGATATTCTACATGGGGATTAATCTTGGGGCTTTCTTTGCGCCGCTCATCTGCGGAACATTAGCTGAAAAAGTAGATTTCAAATGGGGTTTCTTAGCCGCCGGAATTGGTATGCTGGTCGGATTAGTGACCTTTATCGTACAAAAAAACAAACTCTTGGTGGATGCAGACAGCAAGCCGGTAGGGATGCCTACAGCTAAATTTGGGATTGCACAATTCGGGATGGTCGTTGGCGCGATTGGTTTGATCTTCTTCTTCATGAATTTCAAGACCATGTTCCAAAGTGATCTTGATATCATCGGGTACCTTATCTATGGTGCCATGGTCGTGATGCCACTAATTGTACTGACGGATAAATCTTTAACAAAAGAAGAGCGCGACAGAATTATGGTGATCTTCATCCTTGCATTCTTCGTCATCTTTTTCTGGGGCGCGTTCGAGCAGGCTGGGGCTTCCCTTACCATCTTCGCAGACAGACAAACCGACAGAAATCTGTTCGGGTGGGAAATGCCTGCAAGTTACTTCCAATCTGTTAATCCACTGGCAATCATCTTATTGGCACCACTCTTCTCCTCACTTTGGTTAAAATTAGGAAACCGCGGGTTAGAGCCTTCTTCACCAAAGAAAATGGCGCTTGGTCTTGCTTTAGTTTCATTAGGATATGTAGTGATTGCGATTGCAGTTTACGGACTGGGAATGATGGATAAAGTATCCATGTTCTGGCTGATTGCCCTGTATGTCATCCACACCATGGGGGAACTTTGTCTTTCACCGATAGGACTTTCCATGGTTTCTAAACTTTCGCCGCTACGTTTCTCATCATTGCTGATGGGGACCTGGTTCCTTGCCAATGCCGCTGCGAATAAGTTTGCCGGTACGCTTTCTGCGCTGATCCCCGGAAGCGGAGAAGCGGGACAGGCCGCTGCTACTACCAGTTTCCTAGGTTTTGAAATCGCTAACCTGTTCGATTTCTTCCTCGTATTCATCGTGATGTGCGGTGCTGCGGCAGTAATTCTTTTCGTGATGAGCCGCTGGTTAGAGAAGAAGATGCATGGCGTTAATTAA
- a CDS encoding peptide MFS transporter, with product MATSKSKHPKGLPYLFFTEMWERFGYYLILGIFVLYMIDPKETGGLAFNDKNADDIFGTFIALTYLTPFLGGFLADRVLGYMKAIYIGGALMGLGYIGLGVFSDIPMFYASMGLIILGNGFFKPSISTLLGNLYEEEPYRANKDAGYNIFYMGINIGAFVCNIIAAFMRNKFGWGEAFITAGVGMFLGLLIFSLGRKHILKANVIKPSQEGDTKISDVLVKVFLPAIIAGIIGWVIPGNIFGSDSTDAFIFACLPVVYFYVMLYVKANSEDKRPIGALLAIFAVSLMFWAVFKQNGTALTRWANYYTDRSVPAALEKPLEAIYLVETKDYTTREVNVYDNQYQAQKDEAGAPVKEQGKDIYFRNDLPEHKAEMEKNPEGKVFLYNTELFQSVNPFWVIVLTPVVVGFFMYLRRIGKEPTTPSKIVLGLFISALSCIVMVGAVYAGDNGAVKVSALWLVAAYGVITIGELCLSPMGLSLVSKLSPPRITALMMGGFFLSTSIGNKLSGVLASFWYDYENKANFFIVNFGLLLLATLLGLSILKRLNKIMKEKGVN from the coding sequence ATGGCGACAAGCAAAAGCAAGCATCCAAAAGGCTTACCCTATCTGTTTTTCACGGAAATGTGGGAGCGTTTTGGCTATTACCTCATCCTCGGAATTTTTGTTCTTTACATGATCGACCCGAAAGAAACGGGCGGACTGGCATTCAATGATAAAAATGCCGATGATATTTTCGGGACATTCATCGCACTTACTTACCTCACACCTTTTCTCGGCGGCTTCCTTGCAGACCGGGTTCTAGGTTATATGAAGGCCATCTATATCGGTGGCGCTCTTATGGGCCTGGGGTACATTGGCCTTGGGGTGTTCTCTGATATCCCAATGTTCTACGCCTCTATGGGGCTTATTATCTTAGGAAACGGATTCTTTAAGCCAAGCATTTCTACACTTTTGGGTAACTTGTACGAAGAAGAGCCTTACCGTGCCAATAAAGATGCTGGTTATAATATCTTTTATATGGGTATTAATATCGGTGCTTTTGTTTGTAATATCATTGCCGCGTTTATGCGTAATAAATTTGGCTGGGGCGAGGCATTTATCACCGCGGGTGTCGGGATGTTCCTAGGCTTGCTGATCTTCTCTCTTGGTAGAAAACATATCTTGAAAGCCAACGTTATAAAACCTTCACAGGAAGGCGATACCAAGATCTCAGATGTACTTGTCAAGGTATTTTTACCTGCGATTATAGCGGGTATTATCGGTTGGGTGATCCCGGGTAATATCTTCGGCAGCGATTCTACCGATGCGTTCATTTTCGCATGTTTACCGGTAGTATATTTCTACGTGATGCTTTATGTAAAAGCCAATTCCGAAGACAAGCGTCCTATCGGCGCATTGTTGGCCATCTTTGCGGTAAGTTTGATGTTCTGGGCTGTATTCAAGCAAAACGGGACGGCCTTAACCCGTTGGGCTAATTATTACACCGACCGTAGTGTACCGGCTGCTTTAGAAAAGCCTCTGGAAGCCATTTATCTAGTAGAAACAAAAGACTACACCACCCGAGAGGTAAATGTGTACGATAATCAGTATCAGGCACAGAAGGATGAAGCAGGCGCACCGGTAAAGGAACAGGGCAAAGACATCTATTTCCGAAATGACCTGCCGGAACATAAAGCTGAAATGGAGAAGAACCCCGAAGGAAAAGTCTTTCTCTATAATACCGAACTCTTCCAGTCTGTGAATCCTTTTTGGGTAATCGTATTGACGCCGGTGGTAGTGGGCTTCTTCATGTACCTGCGCCGCATTGGTAAAGAACCTACCACACCTAGCAAAATCGTACTTGGCTTGTTTATCTCTGCCCTTTCGTGCATTGTGATGGTAGGTGCCGTGTACGCAGGCGACAACGGAGCCGTCAAAGTATCAGCACTGTGGTTGGTAGCTGCCTATGGCGTGATTACGATTGGGGAGCTTTGTCTTTCACCGATGGGACTTTCATTAGTGTCAAAGCTTTCACCACCGAGGATTACAGCGCTGATGATGGGCGGATTCTTCCTCTCAACCTCGATTGGCAACAAACTTTCGGGCGTATTGGCCAGTTTCTGGTATGATTACGAAAACAAAGCCAATTTCTTCATCGTGAATTTCGGGTTGTTGTTATTGGCTACACTTCTCGGTCTTTCCATTCTTAAAAGATTAAATAAAATCATGAAAGAAAAAGGGGTGAACTAA